In Maridesulfovibrio sp., the genomic stretch CAGGTTCTCAGGGAAGCCATGCCGTCGCACTTGTAGCAGTAGAAAGTCCAGTCAATCTTCATGGGCTCACAAAGAAGTGCTTTACCCGGCTCGGGGCAAGCTTCAGTTGCGTAAGGAATTTTGTCGAAGATTTCCTGAGCTTCGAACAGACCGTAGAAGTCACCAACACCAGCGTGGTCACGACCGATCAGCATGCGGTTAACACCGTAGTTCTGACGGAAGGTAGCGTGGAGGAGGCCTTCACGGGGACCTGCGTAACGCATATCGAGGGGGTAACCAGCCTGGATAACGTTTTCTTTAACAAAGTAGTGCTCAACGAGAGTGTCAATTGCTTTAACACGAACGTCTGCAGGAATGTCACCGGGTTTGAGGTTACCGATCAGGGAGTGGATCAGACAACCGTCACAAACTTCGATGGAGATCTTTGCGAGGAATTCGTGAGAACGGTGCATGGGGTTACGGAGCTGGAGAGCGGAAACTGTGGACCAGCCTTTTTCGTCGAACATTGCACGGGTTTCTGCGGGGCGCAGGTAAACGCCTTTGTACTGTTCGGGGTACTCACCTTCGGAGAGAACTTTTACAGGACCAGCGAGGTTGTATTTCTTCTGAGCCATAACCATCTGAACGCCGGGGTGATCTTCGAGAGCGGTTTTCCAGAAGATATCATCTGCGGATTCTTCGCCTTCACCTTTGAAGACCTGGTAGCATTCCCATTTTTTGTCTTCTTCGCTCATTTCGTATTTTTCGGTGATCTGCATGGTAGCGTAGACTTCACCTTTGTTTACGAGAGCGATTTCGTCGCCGACTTTAACGTCTTCGTCGTCGGTGTCGAGAGTAACCGGTACAGGCCAGAAGGTGCCGTCGGTCATCAGAAATTTTTCACAAACGCCTTTCCAGTCTTCTTTACCCATGAAGCCATTCAGGGGAGAGAAGCCACCACATCCCATCATGATGAGGTCGCCCTTTGCGCGGGCAGAAATTTCGATCTGTTTCAGTCCTGCTGCTTTTTTCTGTTCAGCAGCGAGTTCTGCACCTTCGAGCAGGCAGCATACAAGACCTTTACCACCGTGAGGGGCTACGAGCTTAGACATGTTTAAGTCTCCTTGTAGTAATTATTTTTTTCAACACCTTGGCCCTTCCGCGAGACCACCTGATCAAAAATCTTCGGCCTCAAATTCTGTGGAGGCTGCGCTTCAAAAAAAAGAAGCAGGTCTGCGGAACGAAAATTCGTAAAAACAAATATCATGGAGCGAACAATCAGGATAGTCCTAAAAGACATTTTCTCCATAAAGCTTAAGAGGGGTTATGAATGGTTTGTGAAAGAAATGTCAAGGCCAAAATTGAAATAGAGTGAAATTTTTCACTTAGTAAAAGGATGATATTATATTTAGCAACGTAGTTTTATGTAATTAATACTGATAATATAGTGTGTTATATGCCAAACTGAGGCCGAGTCGTTAGCCGTAGTGTGTTTGCGCAAATAATAGGTTTAGTAGTATATTGAAGTAGGGATGGTGCAGCTGAGGATTTAAAAGTAGCACAAATTTAAATTTAAAACGAAGTCGACATTATATCATAGATAAGGTGTGAACTTTGTCTAGAGAAAATTAGACGAAAGTCTACTGTTTTGGCACGTAAAATCACTTTGTTATAGTGGTTGTGAAGAATCTGTCATTATCTGAAAAAAAGGCTTGCAATTAAAGGCTAGATTGAACTAAATACCTATCAATGATGGAACACATACTTGTTTTTGCCACAATTAAGTGGAGCTACTTTATGCTCCTGTTTTCTATGGTGGCAGTGTTTCAGAGCCATTTATTTTACGAATTTGAAATTGGCTTGTTCTAAATTTCACTTTCGCCTTGACACCCTGCGACGGGCTTGATAGTTACTAATTTCACGAGCCTTGAACATTAGGCAAGATTATAAATGGTTATAGGATGTCGGTGATTGATAACATTAAACCCTTTTAGGAGGACTAGGTATGCCGACCTTTGTCAATCCGGAAAAGTGTGATGGCTGTAAAGGTGGAGAAAAGACCGCCTGCATGTACATCTGCCCTAACGATCTTATGATCCTGGATCCCGAAGAAATGCGGGCTTACAACCAGGAACCCGAAGGATGCTGGGAGTGTTACTCCTGCGTTAAAATTTGTCCCCAGGGCGCTATTGAAGCACGTCCTTACGGTGACTTCGCACCCATGGGTGGTACTTCCATTCCCATGCGTTCCGCTGAAGACATCATGTGGACCGTTAAATTCCGTAACGGTAACGTAAAACGCTTCAAGTTCCCCATCCGCACTACCCCTGAAGGTTCTATCAAGCCTTATGAAGGTAAACCCGAGCCGGGCGATCTCGACAGCGAACTCCTCTTCACCGAAACTGCACTGGCACAGCCCAAAGAAGTTCTCGGTCAGAAGTTTGATGTTGCTGAAGCAGACAAGACTACTGCTTGGAAGGATCTGGATTAATAACTCTAAGCGTTTAGTTTAGAACTATTAATTCACGAAATCTAAAACCTAATTAAGGAGGAAACATGCCTCTTCTCCCTAGTAAAGAAGCTTCCAAAGGTGTTGCACTCGCAGAACCTGAGCTTATAGAAAAAGACGTTGATATTCTTCTCGTCGGTGGTGGTATGGGTAACTGCGGTGTTGCTTATGAAGCAATGCGCTGGATCGAAAAAGCTGGTGGCGACATCTCCATCATGCTTCTCGATAAAGCAGCTATGGAACGTTCCGGTGCTGTTGCACAGGGCCTTTCCGCTATCAACACCTACCTTGGCGAAAACGACGCTGATGACTACGTACGCATGGTTCGTACTGACCTCATGGGCCTCGTTCGTGAAGACCTTATTTTTGACCTTGGCCGTCACGTTGACGATTCCGTTCACCTTTTTGAAGAGTGGGGCCTTCCCTGCTGGATCAAAAAAGACGGTAAAAACCTCGACGGTGCAGCTGCTAAAGCAGCTGGTCTCTCCCTGCGCAACGGCGACGCATGCGTTCGTTCCGGTCGCTGGCAGATGATGATTAACGGTGAGTCCTACAAGTGCATCGTTGCTGAAGCAGCTAAAATGGCTCTCGGCGAAGATAACTACATGGAACGCGTTTTCATCGTTAAAATGCTCCTCGACGCTAATGAGCCCAACCGCATCGCTGGTGCTGTTGGTTTCTCCACACGCGAAAACAAAGTATACGTTTTCAAATGTAACGCAGCTGTTGTAGCTTGTGGTGGTGCTGTTAACGTTTACCGTCCTCGCTCTACTGGTGAAGGTATGGGTCGTGCATGGTACCCCGTATGGAACGCAGGTTCCACCTACACCATGTGTGCACAGGTTGGCGCTGAAATGACCATGATGGAAAACCGCTTCGTACCCGCTCGTTTCAAAGACGGTTACGGCCCGGTTGGTGCATGGTTCCTGCTCTTCAAAGCTAAAGCAACCAACTACAAAGGCGAAGACTACTGCGAAACTAACCGCGCAATGCTCAAGCCTTACGAAGATCGCGGCTACGCTAAAGGTCATGTTATCCCGACCTGTCTGCGTAACCACATGATGCTCCGTGAAATGCGTGAAGGCCGCGGCCCCATTTACATGGATACCGCTACCGCACTGCAGAACACTTTCAAAGATCTCTCCCCCGCAGAGCAGAAGCACCTTGAGTCTGAAGCTTGGGAAGATTTCCTCGATATGTGTGTTGGTCAGGCTAACCTCTGGGCTTGTCAGAACATCGAACCTGAAAAGTCCGGTTCCGAAATCATGCCTACTGAACCTTACCTCCTCGGCTCCCACTCCGGTTGCTGCGGTATCTGGACTTCCGGTCCTGATGAAGAATGGGTTCCCGAAGATTACAAAATCAAAGCTGACAACGGTAAAATCTACAACCGTATGACCACCGTTAACGGCCTCTGGACCTGTGCTGACGGTGTTGGCGCATCCGGTCACA encodes the following:
- the aprB gene encoding adenylyl-sulfate reductase subunit beta is translated as MPTFVNPEKCDGCKGGEKTACMYICPNDLMILDPEEMRAYNQEPEGCWECYSCVKICPQGAIEARPYGDFAPMGGTSIPMRSAEDIMWTVKFRNGNVKRFKFPIRTTPEGSIKPYEGKPEPGDLDSELLFTETALAQPKEVLGQKFDVAEADKTTAWKDLD
- the aprA gene encoding adenylyl-sulfate reductase subunit alpha encodes the protein MPLLPSKEASKGVALAEPELIEKDVDILLVGGGMGNCGVAYEAMRWIEKAGGDISIMLLDKAAMERSGAVAQGLSAINTYLGENDADDYVRMVRTDLMGLVREDLIFDLGRHVDDSVHLFEEWGLPCWIKKDGKNLDGAAAKAAGLSLRNGDACVRSGRWQMMINGESYKCIVAEAAKMALGEDNYMERVFIVKMLLDANEPNRIAGAVGFSTRENKVYVFKCNAAVVACGGAVNVYRPRSTGEGMGRAWYPVWNAGSTYTMCAQVGAEMTMMENRFVPARFKDGYGPVGAWFLLFKAKATNYKGEDYCETNRAMLKPYEDRGYAKGHVIPTCLRNHMMLREMREGRGPIYMDTATALQNTFKDLSPAEQKHLESEAWEDFLDMCVGQANLWACQNIEPEKSGSEIMPTEPYLLGSHSGCCGIWTSGPDEEWVPEDYKIKADNGKIYNRMTTVNGLWTCADGVGASGHKFSSGSHAEGRIVGKQMVRWVVDHKDFKPALKENAADLAKEIYQPWYTYEAGKGISTDPVVNPNYITPKNFMMRLVKATDEYGGGVGTMYVTSKSLLHTGFKLLEMLEEDSKKLAARDLHELMRCWEQFHRLWTVRLHMQHIEFREESRYPGFYYRGDFMGLDDSKWKCFVNSKYDVEKGETTVFKKAYHQIIPN
- the sat gene encoding sulfate adenylyltransferase; amino-acid sequence: MSKLVAPHGGKGLVCCLLEGAELAAEQKKAAGLKQIEISARAKGDLIMMGCGGFSPLNGFMGKEDWKGVCEKFLMTDGTFWPVPVTLDTDDEDVKVGDEIALVNKGEVYATMQITEKYEMSEEDKKWECYQVFKGEGEESADDIFWKTALEDHPGVQMVMAQKKYNLAGPVKVLSEGEYPEQYKGVYLRPAETRAMFDEKGWSTVSALQLRNPMHRSHEFLAKISIEVCDGCLIHSLIGNLKPGDIPADVRVKAIDTLVEHYFVKENVIQAGYPLDMRYAGPREGLLHATFRQNYGVNRMLIGRDHAGVGDFYGLFEAQEIFDKIPYATEACPEPGKALLCEPMKIDWTFYCYKCDGMASLRTCPHNKEERVILSGTKLRKALSEGAEIVDHFGRDEVLVQLREYYEGLTEKVEVKMQGAASGDAM